The Ornithorhynchus anatinus isolate Pmale09 chromosome X5, mOrnAna1.pri.v4, whole genome shotgun sequence nucleotide sequence aaagaggggagaggcggtGGTCACAGTGGACCACCATCCCTTTGCTTGCGGCATTTGGTGCAGAGAGTgcgagagggagatttgggggaacACCGGGAgaagagctgggggcggggggcagagcgtgagtctgggggcggggcgggggtcgagCTGCCATCGCACGCCTCCCCAGAACATGCTGCTGCCCGCGGGGCTGCGACAACGCGACCAGACGAAGAAGAGCCCGACGGGCCCGCTGGACCGAGACGCGCTGATGCAGTACCTGGAGCGGCAGGCCCTCGAGTTCAAGGAGCGCGACGACCTGGTGCCCTTCACCGGAGAGAAGAAAGGTAGCACGGACCCCGAGAGAGACCCCCGATACCTCCCGGCCCGTGAACACCTGCCCCTGCCACgggaattttttaagcgctcacgtTGAGCCAAGCGCCGTAGTAGGTGCCGAGAGCATTGAATTCGGCCTCTGCCTTAACCGGACCCCCGAGGGCTGTGCGTGAGGGGGGTTCTCTGGGGTGGACCGGCCCCCGAGTCCCCCGTCCTGGGGTGTCCTTCACTGTCCGTCCCCgccgagggtatttgttaagtgcttacgttgtgCCAAGCGCCCCGCCTTAGCCGGCGGCtccgggttggggggcggggggcggcggggggagggtccccgggcccggtcCCACGCACTGTCCCCGGCCCAGGGAAGCCATACTTGCAGCCCAAGCGGGAGATCCCGGCCGAGGAGCAGATCACGCTGGAGCCGGAGCTGGAGGCCGCGCTGGCTCAGGCCACCGACGCCGAGATGTGTGACATCGCAGGTGGGGGGCGGCGGACAGGGGTGGGAGCcaagggccggggggcaggggcggcaCGTTCCCAGCTCGTGCAGCggtggggacgggacgggggagtCCCCTTCCTCTGCGTgcccctgccttcccccctcaccccaccaaccTCCACGTGTATGCGCTCACGTGTCCTCCCCCTGCCAATCTCCACATGTACAGGCTcgcactccgccacctgtctactgtatgaccttaagcaagtcactttacttctctgggcctcatccgtaaaatggagcttaagactgtgagctccatgtgggacagggactgtgtccaacctgatttgcttgtacccatcccgggactttgtacagtgctcgacacatagtaagaacggATCACTCTCTCCCCCCCAGCCATCCAAGCCACATGCCCGCTGGCAcatgccctctccccccaccccccggcccccttcgGCCTAGACAGGCTCACACGTGTACAGGCTCACACGTGTCCCTCTCCTCCGGCAGCCATCCTGGGCATGTACACGCTCATGAGCAACAAGCAATACTACGATGCCATCTGCAGCGGCGAGATTTGCAACACAGAGGGGATCAGCAGTGAGTGGGGCGGGTGGGGGTTGGAGTCGGGGGGGTCAGGCGCCGGGGGAGGGTCTCGGGGCCACGTGccgctctcccacccccccccaggcGTGGTGCAGCCGGACAAGTACAAGCCGGTGCCCGACgagccccccaaccccacggaCCTCGGGGAGACCCTGCGGCGGGTGCGCAGCGACGACCGCGACCTGGAAGACGTCAACCTGAATAACATGCAGGTCGGTCCCGCGTCCCGACCACCGCGGCCCatgtcccgccccccgccccgctaaCTCTACCCCTTGCcggtcctcccgccccccaggacgTCGGGATCACGGCGCTGACCGAACTGTGCCAGGCCCTCAAGGCCAACACCCACGTGCTAAAGCTGAGCCTCGTGGCCACCCGCAGCAACGATCCGGTCGCCAACGTgagtcccccccggccccctccctgcccgaccGCGGCGTGGCCCGACGGATAGAACTCAGGCCCGGGGGGTCGGAGGGACCCGGTCTGATCCCACCCCTCCAATTTGTCCACTCTGaggcctcgggccggtcacttcggtcctctgggcctcagttaccccatttgtaaaatgaggatcaaggctGTGAACCCCGGGAGGGACGGGGCCCGAGTCCGACCCGATTTTCTGGGATCCACGGTCCAATGGCTGGCCCATCATAAGCGCTCGCCAAGTACACGATGatgaccatcattatcattatcgttattatcatcgccgtcccctcccccggccctcgcccccccgtccccgtcccggcAGGCGGTGGCGGAGATGCTGCGGGAGAACCAGACACTGCAGAGCCTCAACCTGGAGTCCAACTTCATCAGCAGCGCGGGGCTCATGGCGGTGCTGCGGGCCGTGCGCGCCCACCCCTCCCTGGCCGAGCTCCGCCTCGACAACCAGGTAGCCCCGcaccccgggggcggcgggggggggtggatggggaCGGCCAGGCGGGGACCGGACTTggaaagtggatagagcccgggtttgggagtcagaggtcgtgggttctaatcccgcttccgtcacttgtctgctatgtgaccctgggcaagtcccttcacttctctgggccttagtgacctcatctggaaaaacggggattagaaaatgtgagccccaagtgggacaattgattaccctgtatctcccccaacgctcagaacggtgctctgcacatagtaagcgcttagcaaagaccatcattattattattactattactgaggcgggcagggggtggggcccaAGGGAGTGAGGGTGGCTGGGCGGTGAGGTGTAGGGGGGGTGGCCCCATCTGAAGGGCAGGGGGTAGAAGAGCGGCACCCAGCCtcccgggcttgagagatggtGACCCCCTTGTCGGGTggggtggtctctctctgttgcccaactgcccattccgagcgcttcgtccagtgctctgcacacagtgagcgctcaataaatacgactggatgaatgagagGCAGGGGGcgtggggcagaggggctggggggcgggcccgggtgggagagggcaaggcaaAGAGGCGGCGCGCCGGGCTGGCCGCTCCCCGCAGAGGCAGTGGCCGGGGGACTCGGTGGAGATGGAGATGGCGGCCATGCTGGAGCAGTGTCCGGCCATCGTGCGCTTCGGCTACCACTTCACGCAGCAGGGCCCGAGGGCCCGGGCGGCCAACGCCATCACGCGGAACAACGAGCTGCGTGAGTCTCGTGGGGAGGCCtggccgggctggggggcggggtgggaggggtggggcagtGAGGCGGGGCCTGGAAGGGTGGGGCAGcgaggaggtggggcctgggtggGTGGGGCAGTGAAGAGGGGGGACCTGGAGGGTAGATGCAGTGAggaggcggggcccggaggggtgGCACAGTGAAAAGGCGGCACCTGGAGGGGTGATGCAGTGAAGAGGCGGGGCCAGAAGAGGAGATGCAGTgaggaggtggggcctggaggggtggggcaggagggagggggcggggcccggtggGGGCCGGGCAGGAAGGAAGCAGATTTGGGCGGGCGGTGGTTGCGGGGACTGAATCTGCAtccttgcccctgccccaccaGGCCGCAAGCAGAAGAAGACTTAAGGAGGGCGGTGCCCCCCACGTCCCTGCCTCAAGGATTCCCGTGCCCCCGGGAGTCCTCTGCCCCCAGGAGGAGTCGTCCTCGTCCTCGCTGCCCCCGTCCTGTAAATAAAAGTCCCTCCCAACgtgacccccccccaaccccgctcctccttcctttcttccttatccggggcgggggtgggggtgggcggatCACGTCTCCCCCCGACTGGGGTTGCCCTGGCTGGCGCCCAGGGGGTATTTATACCCCCAGAGACCAgccggagtggggggaggggtatCAGGTTTCcaaagggggggaggggtggcaggcACCCTCCCCGGAGCTGGGCTTCCCAGGTGCACGGAGAGATCTTAAAGATTTTTTCGGGAGGGGGGTTGGCAGGCCGGGGGAGTAAAAgagcgggggcagggggcatCCTAAAGGGCACGGCCGCCTGCctgtccgcccccgccccccgtggtGGCGCTTTATTAATAGGATCCTGTCAAAGACCCAGCCGGtgggcctcgcccccccccccggctcctctctaccccttctcctgcaaggggccagggggtggggggtactGGACAGCGGCAACCCCCcattccccggcccctcccgtggtgggggaggggggcggtgcgaggagggcgggggcggcagcCGGGTAAGAGTTGGGAAGGAGTTtatttggtgggggggggtggagggagggctaATCCGGGGGGAGAAGCGGGGGCTCCTCCTCATCCGAGTCAAATTCGGCGTTGGCGTCCTTCACCCAGTGCCCGCTGCCGTCGGGGATCCAGCCGGCACTGCggagggcggggggtgaggggtggggacggggcacGGCGGCGCAGGGACcgggaccctccccttccccctctgccccttccctttccatcccaTCCACCCCCCTCCACTCACCTGCGCAGCTTCAGGTAGTGGTCCAGGGCCCGGCGTCTCcctgggctggggggccgggccgccgccgccccctcttccactcccccgtcctcctcctgctcctccccaaccgggggcgccgggggctcCGCGCCCCTGGCCGGGGGCCGCTCCTccgcctgccgggtgaccgtggggacGGAGAGGGCCGTGGggacggaggaggcggcgggcccggccgACCTGGGGGAAACGAAACAGAGAGATCGGTTGGGATCCGGGGAGCCCCTCCATGACCCCCATTGATCTGCCCCCCCGGTGCCCCCCTCGTCCCTCCCTGCGGCCCAGCGGAGGCCTCTCACCTGTCCGGGCGGCGTCTAGAGCAGCTGCTGTAGGGGGCAGCAGGACGCAAGGCCTTCTGGGTCAGCAGGCGGGTCTGGGCCAGCAGTGGGGCTGGACAGCCCTGGGAAGGGGGGGACTCGGCTTAGCCCCCCGGGGAGCCCCGGCAGGGACCACCGGGCTACTGTCCCGCCCTGCACCCCAACCACCCACCCGCCTCCCACCTCCGCGGGACCCGCACctcactctcctcttccctcaaggGACCTTCCACCGGCCGGCCCTGCTCCCCTCTGTctctatgctgctgcttcttcccgtAGAAGCGCTGCAGGCCTGGGTGGGAGAAGGAATCATTGTccagttgggaggggagggggtgccatccagcccctccctttcccccccaaccccactcacTGGCTAGGTGCTTCCTGCCAGCCCGGTGAGCGGTCAACATGGCCAAGGTATCTAAGACGGGACGGTGGGGGCACACGGCACAGGCAAAGCTGGGGAACGACAGATGGGGGCAAGGTTGGGGGAGGCGGGTTGCGAATACACCTTCCAGCCAAGACCCCCGCGCAGCCCACCCCTCCTCTCTAGTCCCCATCCCCTAActctctcaaccaatcaatcggtggtatttactaagcgcttactatgtgcagagcactgtattaagcatttgggagagtagtcagtcgtatttatggagcacttactgtgggtagaacattgtactaagcgcttgggaaagtacaaccataaacagtgacattccctgcccacgacgagctcacagtctagaagggggcagacagacatcgatacaaataaataaaattactcatatatacgtaagtgctgtggggctgggaaaggtgatagaaaacgttccctgcccaaaacaagcttacagtctagatcctcTGATCATTTGCTCGATCCCTCTCACCCTCCCGGTTCTCCCCCGTGCCCCTGCCCTCACCGCCCGTCTCGTAACATCAGCGCCTCGTCCTCGGGAATGTAGCTGGCCAGCAGGTCTCCAACTCGCCGTTTCTGAAGGGGTGGacagagaggggttgggggagggagattcCCAGAGGAgtagggcggaggggagggaatgcACTCCCCGACGGAAATATTAGCTGATCCCAGAGGGGTCCGGACCAATGGATGGTCAACCGGTGGCATTTATTGGaaaacttagtgtgtgcagagcaacatactacgcatttgggagaggagagtaggaagacaggatctctgcccttaaggagtttacagtctccccaGACCCAAGGATGAGCAGACCAGTCTGGGTCACTAAAGGAGGGTCAGGGGTTTGGGATAgtttgtgctgggtcactggggcgagacagggatggagaggggagagtcgggggtggtgGATGGTCTATGTTGGGatcactgggggacagtcagaaatggagaggggagagtcaggggtgtgggatggtctgtgttggggtcactgggggagagtcagggatggagaggagagagtcaggggtggtggaTAGTCCATGTTGGGTCgcttggggagagtcaggggtggtggaggagagtcaggggtgcgAGATGGTTTGCGCAGGGGTCCCTGGGGGGGAGCCcaagaatggggggggggagtccattgttggaggagggagggagggagggaggggtatcCAGGAGAAAAactagaacagttcctgacaatcaatcaatgaatggggtatttatgaagcacttattgtgtgctgagcactgtattacgccCTGGTAACAGGACACTCTACAATATgcaggcgagaagcagcgtggctcagtggacagagcccgggcttgggagtcagaggttgtgggttctaatcctgcctccgctgcttgtcagatgggtgactttgggcaagttacttcactgctctgggcctcagttccctcatctgtaatatggggatgaagattgggagccccacgtgggacaacctgatcaccttgtatccccccaccagcgcttagaacagtgctttgcacatagtaagcgcttaacaaatgccatcattattattaaaatggggatgaagactatgagccccacgtgggacaacctgatcaccttgtacccccccactccccagggcttagaacagtgctttgcacatagtaagcgcagcgtggctcaatagaaagagcccgggtttaggagtcagaggtcatgagttctaatcccggctccgccactcatcagctgtgtgactttgggcgagtcacttcacttctcggggtctcagtgacctcatctggaaaatggggatgaagattgtgagcctcagaggtcagaggtcatgggttcgaatcccagctccgccattgtcagctgtgtgactgcggacaagtcacttagcttctctgggcctcagttacctcatctgtaaaatggggattaactgtgagcctcacgtgggacaacttgctgaccctgtatctcccccagcgcttagaacagtgctctgcacatagtaagcgcttaacaaataccagcattattatcactgttatgatGATGACTGTTATTATCCTGAGGCTGGCGGGGCGTGGGGTGGAAGCAGGGGGGCTCCGTTGAGGGtctctgttcatccccttgattctattgattgctattgttcttgtctgtccgtcttccccgattagactgggagcccgtcgtagggcagggactgtctctaaatgttaccaatttgttcattcattccatagtatttattgagcgcttactatgtgcagagcactggactaagcgcttgggatgaacaagtcggcaacagatagagaccgtccctgccgtttgacgggcttacagtctaatcgggggagacggacagacaagaacaatggcaataaatagatagagtcgaggggaagactccattccattccaagcgctcagtccagtgcacatagtaagcgctcaataaatactatggaatgaatgaatgctgcctccccccggcccctccctccgggTTACCACGGCAACCAGAGgagggcgcggggggaggggtggggtgggtgtcCTTCCGCCTCCCCGCTCCCACACACCTTGAGCACATTGAGCTGGCTCCAGTCGTCGCCCTCCCTCTTGAACGACATTCCGGCGACGagccgggctcgggggtcccgCCCTAGCCGTCCCCTCGCGGCTTCcgtaggtggaggggagggggaggctgaggggaacCAGAGGATCACGGGAGGAGTAGTTCTTTCTCCCGCCTTCCCCCCCCTCGTCCCCCTCACTTGCCCCGCGGCCTCTCAGGGCCGGGACTACGATTCCCGTCGGGCAGTGCGcgcctcttttttctctccccccccccctcaagCGGCGGTTCCCGCGGGCTCTAGGCCCGCCTCTccacagccgggggggggggggcctggtgcgttctgggaaatgtagtcccccCCCTCGAGAAAGCCCTGCGGCCCCCCCCCGGAGCGGGGGAAATCTGAGCCCCTctgcggagggaggagggagaaggtggtgGCTGCCGTGACAAATGGGGgtcgggagggcgggcggggcagTCGCTGGCTCCCCGCGGGAAGGGAGGGCGGACGTGGACTCCATTTCCCAGCGGCCTCAGCggcagcctccctctccctctccctttcccctccccctccccgggcgaaGGCCGTGGCGACGACGCTTCAGCGGGGCCGGGGCGACGctggggccggaggcggggggcctgtcgcccgggctggggacgggacgggacgggacgggaggggagaggcgcgGCCCGGGACGGGGCGGTGGTCGAAgacgaggggtgggggggtgaaggtcagaggtcaggcccGGGAGGCCACCGGAGAGACCGTCTCCGGGGAGATGTCACCGCTCCAGCGGGGGCGCCGGGACGGACTGAGAGCGGGTGAcccgggggctggggaaggggcgcaAGGGGGGGCAGGGGCCCAGGAGAGAGGTGACCCCCTCTTTATTCTCTCCCCCtagccccctgccctcctccccgcccctcgccgcccccgcccccggccaggcgGGGACATGTCCTCTCCGGCCAGGCAGGAGGGCTGCGGGGGCTCCGGCCTGCTGCGGGGGAGCCGGACCCGCTCCTACGGGAGCCTGGTGCAGTCGGCCTGCTCGCCCGCGAGGCAGCGGCTCCTGCAGCACCGCCTGGAGCCCGGCGACACCTTGGCCGGGCTGGCGCTCAAGTATGGGGTGACGGTGAGTGCGGgggg carries:
- the TMOD4 gene encoding tropomodulin-4 — its product is MTSSYRQELEKYRDIDEDEILRGLSPEELEQLDCELQEMDPENMLLPAGLRQRDQTKKSPTGPLDRDALMQYLERQALEFKERDDLVPFTGEKKGKPYLQPKREIPAEEQITLEPELEAALAQATDAEMCDIAAILGMYTLMSNKQYYDAICSGEICNTEGISSVVQPDKYKPVPDEPPNPTDLGETLRRVRSDDRDLEDVNLNNMQDVGITALTELCQALKANTHVLKLSLVATRSNDPVANAVAEMLRENQTLQSLNLESNFISSAGLMAVLRAVRAHPSLAELRLDNQRQWPGDSVEMEMAAMLEQCPAIVRFGYHFTQQGPRARAANAITRNNELRRKQKKT
- the SCNM1 gene encoding sodium channel modifier 1, whose amino-acid sequence is MSFKREGDDWSQLNVLKKRRVGDLLASYIPEDEALMLRDGRFACAVCPHRPVLDTLAMLTAHRAGRKHLASLQRFYGKKQQHRDRGEQGRPVEGPLREEESEGCPAPLLAQTRLLTQKALRPAAPYSSCSRRRPDRSAGPAASSVPTALSVPTVTRQAEERPPARGAEPPAPPVGEEQEEDGGVEEGAAAARPPSPGRRRALDHYLKLRSAGWIPDGSGHWVKDANAEFDSDEEEPPLLPPD